Proteins co-encoded in one Neodiprion lecontei isolate iyNeoLeco1 chromosome 3, iyNeoLeco1.1, whole genome shotgun sequence genomic window:
- the LOC107217476 gene encoding protein PRRC2C isoform X6 codes for MSTLSGNVSKGEKGKSKFQSLDINNLYRTSRGESLEQHQQKNTIPRKHGMQSLGKVPSARRPPANLPSLKSEHSGSDPAVSLVPSGGSGWATTKDPATQTTNTTSNATTTPPTTSDTTTSNTPSPQCATGAVPATASPLQPPQPGQQNTSQTSHSTAPSWSAIMSRPGDAGGPVVAAVVGYAGLVGGGRGGRGALGLSFLAHQSPQFQHEFPSLSGQTSVSISNQSQTQPSSTTPNANSNAISVAAQQQSLLPQQSQSHSHSGDGTAGSQQAQSQQTRELTAQYGPGPSLRPQTEGSWIQGGSRTASGTGAGTPGPGNGNTPGAQGPPHIGVGGLPEGPAGGRPNLGQSLPMGMAQAGPNGSPAAQAVTTPGASQNPSLHNYRGLIPPFMYRGSFPGGFPSQFPPNMGANGPRQRFTHPQERFPAPPRQQERERPPPPADEEIITRPIIKEEDLSRMDDISRDAGWAAHDDIDYNQKLAFSDDETEHEHHKKDEKKDFKDDKREESQPEEKEKSREREREPRDNREQSQSHRGWNQGPPPLSRDFRGTNGPVNHPPQQQMRTPHPPRGLEEDELWNQRRREQGEWVASTVERARQRKEEEEKRFRESIKQAADKKLQDLEQKIKEKYVKQKDDDSGSSSEPKSLISVPSSIIPVPDWERDRENRESRERDRSRTSSEGKDEKPVSRDSRDSRDTRDIRDTRETRDTRDTRETRDTRDTRDTRDVRDTRDARDTRDVRDVRDTRDSRDSRDQPVSEFRQITQIERPNFMRSQDMSRNERERDRDQREIREREQPAFSKHFQNDLPPRFQKQQAERTGGAYNRVSPNAEQRPTPQAIPFSQQYDPSRWVHSSHPNVPNSVKKQSHSMPLPQRRNRTDSELSGPIEDDRPPSRDHRGLPRDDRYRHSSHRSYDGRKPSSGSYYDDHARYREYEYDDRHSRDSWERERHYDDRDRDNREREKKDYDNYSKSSPQQDPFDEREPTRERPENPEWRDDRRDMRDDRITQERQTDSRRDPPRDDRIDRSERPQRPDSRDSRASRESRTSLRDDDMHKSRDCGSWVNDIPDYEEKKRDPYREDNRDRRQPPGPVTREKLEADELKGEKRNLTQLKRSGSELDKKDSSKDSPTEAKKELDMWNRKLELSSENSRNVERGGDNSPKAWADAISPTLEMEDEKVFLEPMKDEKEIDEMKQSMEKLSVDNKRDDALCIEVKEDLKDEKRDKNVRNRTNSGSSRGRESGRSARQYGGYSVYTTRGWRGADQRGRRGGPRSLGRPGSARSGSYGHTDSELSGDEISGSTESGKEERRPARSPKSSQKLDKDDRNREVSRRDDKRGDYTQVRSDKRSYDSRSGREGFAPSGEPSRRGRGGFRNRGPTTGGRMNTNYGPPPSKSPFSTERNADDKEPNQQKPSSPTPESELPASGPQLSESTDDKIIAKQQALTAGITGRHTKSPSQQSQQQGNNKQDSLQNQNTVPQRSQVRKDEGRTKRNHSSSRRTQGREHRDGRFRGNPSNAPKQNSSDIGNDDWETTSDNSEEHIEDRKESRNTRNKSYGSRGNQSSHQNPTGNNQQSRRNDQSINNREQRERNVTKPSSTASRAPGAEKRNAQNASYNQRNHSGAIPPLMQNTQQNGRPRSQGSANSGPSNKAIIKESTVNRVDEIKLNDLNLVNQALNDINKKSVSKEKKVIDSELEVNNYSGGGDDGANSNEDKIDADGFQEVRSKKNVKESRHNQKEEAKPMRREKEKERERDRSKSKSNGPQPTPQQIQNIPPLLGQPIPQPANLPQKQFDRERNSNRQTLAPRFQKARLAKQQQQMGIGESNDTNKVNSNNIYVSKDSAAGPAPPPSVNAWDKPFTSQIRSNSPSTVPADIQLMSGITGQNEHNHETNEQVNSRGSSQRNSPNTEKTVNKTAKDIIVEKNVSDGTSPPVQTLIFENTNYSKTTKSGPSDLTLKSKFSNHMKTQQRVDKRGEIEDDGQLQQHQQQALSAVFSNKSNELMKDKSQEPIQMPLTFSKNEDNADMKLDFTFDSELSQLTEDAKSKSLGMPRSIHMTGGQSTISPSTAELNLKIASVKKVWENAPPMPTVVEHEDGSVVATANSFPQPFESNDVDDSYSPHQQYNQSNMKNEIATSTNVCKLVPPQVKPQQQSSGSTGAQPGSTVPGPSPIRPGQSPIGHPSASLQGQLSPPPFNTTGQPSHINYPEFPQYPGSQAAQYGGMSAIPSPPAVLFNTGSGQLPAQAGGLYGAFQLDQSRSPFTQYAPYGQSLQSSFNQQSVYLQQPPPPPHAPSATPDMYQNNMSQYRITTAAAPPFGQNQQLSNNPNTVLISSSSNSLMSASVKPSTQPIGAIGTKAPHFQAPSAQPNQVTYIPYDPNQVLGVSGNYMGNSQLVQRPGPTVQPSANSYYSATSAGKPNTLLYVFPGSQTGFYQPGGAGQQTGTHYGLQGFGQHSQSLATGSATPVGLQNFGSQFLSGSGIQMAAAAAAQQYRNPTGGLPGPGNAAATFLGKHQQQEQSRQLKSPSGNQQDVLASVFSSTSQIPSPKSRNCKQQTPTQQPQPSPTQIHKYQQYQGATQSALVSSYSNYVLQQNVRGMGMPPPRPGIQPSQQRYPAPIQRPTPFPPGPNPNPGQQQPNCMPTQQQQQAQMNRHRPNIHQQQQQQQQQQQQQRNMKMSQQYYSNQGLFCFRQCENGL; via the exons ATGTCTACTCTGTCGGGGAATGTGTCGAAGGGGGAGAAAGGAAAATCCAAGTTTCAATCGTTAGAcatcaataatttatacagGACAAGTAGG gGAGAATCCTTGGAGCAACATCAACAGAAAAACACAATACCACGGAAACATGGAATGCAGAGTTTGGGAAAGGTGCCTTCGGCACGGCGGCCACCTGCTAACTTGCCTAGTCTGAAAAGTGAGCACAGCGGCAGCGACCCAGCAGTTAGTCTTGTACCAAGCGGTGGCAGCGGTTGGGCCACTACTAAAGATCCTGCCACACAAACTACCAACACCACTAGCAACGCCACTACTACACCACCTACAACCTCCGATACTACCACC AGCAACACACCCTCGCCACAATGTGCAACGGGAGCTGTTCCTGCAACGGCATCACCACTGCAACCACCACAACCAGGACAACAGAATACTTCACAGACATCACACTCCACTGCGCCCTCATGGAGCGCAATTATGAGCAGACCAGGAGATGCcg GTGGGCCCGTCGTGGCAGCAGTGGTTGGTTACGCGGGGCTTGTGGGGGGCGGGAGAGGGGGAAGAGGTGCCCTTGGACTGAGCTTTCTCGCCCACCAGTCCCCGCAGTTCCAACACGAGTTCCCCAGCCTCAGTGGCCAGACCTCCGTCTCCATCTCCAATCAGAGTCAGACTCAACCGTCCTCGACAACGCCGAACGCAAATTCCAATGCGATATCGGTAGCTGCTCAACAACAGTCGTTGCTGCCGCAGCAGTCCCAATCCCACAGCCACTCAG GCGATGGCACAGCCGGGTCACAGCAGGCACAGTCTCAACAGACCAGGGAATTGACTGCACAATATGGTCCAGGACCCAGTCTACGCCCACAAA cGGAAGGCAGTTGGATTCAAGGTGGAAGTCGTACAGCAAGCGGAACTGGAGCAGGAACACCTGGGCCAGGAAATGGGAATACTCCGGGGGCCCAGGGCCCCCCGCATATTGGCGTAGGTGGACTACCAGAGGGACCCGCTGGCGGGCGACCCAACTTGGGCCAGTCGCTACCCATGGGCATGGCCCAGGCAGGCCCTAATGGTTCCCCAGCTGCCCAAGCGGTTACAACCCCTGGCGCCAGTCAAAATCCTAGCCTGCATAACTATCGAGGATTAATTCCTCCTTTT ATGTACCGAGGCAGCTTTCCTGGAGGATTTCCTTCACAATTCCCACCAAATATGGGTGCGAATGGCCCTCGACAACGATTCACCCATCCCCAGGAACGATTCCCAGCTCCCCCGCGCCAGCAAGAACGTGAACGTCCTCCTCCCCCAGCAGATGAAGAAATAATCACCCGTCCAATAATTAAAGAGGAAGATTTGTCAAGAATGGACGACATTTCACGCGATGCTGGGTGGGCAGCCCATGACGATATCGATTACAACCAAAAGTTAGCTTTCAGCGATGACGAAACAGAACATGAACACcataaaaaagatgaaaaaaaagacttCAAAGATGACAAACGCGAGGAAAGTCAACCCGAGGAAAAAGAGAAGTCAAGAGAACGTGAACGGGAGCCTAGGGATAATCGTGAACAGTCCCAGTCTCATCGTGGATGGAATCAAGGACCTCCACCGTTATCTCGTGATTTCCGTGGTACAAATGGTCCTGTCAATCATCCTCCGCAACAGCAAATGCGAACTCCACATCCACCTCGGG GTCTCGAGGAAGACGAATTATGGAATCAGAGACGCAGAGAACAAGGAGAATGGGTGGCCTCGACTGTGGAGCGGGCCCGCCAGcgtaaagaagaagaagaaaaaagattccGAGAGTCCATTAAACAAGCTGCAGATAAAAAACTACAGGACTTGGagcaaaaaattaaggaaaaatACGTCAAACAAAAAGATGACGATTCAGGATCTTCATCCGAACCGAAATCTTTAATCAGTGTACCTTCGTCTATTATTCCAGTACCCGACTGGGAGCGAGACAGGGAAAATCGAGAAAGTCGCGAAAGAGACAGATCTCGTACTTCATCCGAGGGCAAAGATGAAAAGCCTGTGAGCCGAGACTCTCGCGATAGTCGTGATACTCGGGATATTCGCGACACACGAGAAACTCGTGATACAAGAGATACTCGAGAAACTCGTGATACGAGGGATACGAGGGATACGAGGGATGTCCGGGATACCCGAGACGCTCGTGATACTCGAGATGTTCGAGATGTACGTGATACTCGAGATTCTCGGGATTCTCGAGACCAGCCAGTCTCAGAATTTCGACAAATTACTCAAATTGAGCGTCCGAACTTCATGCGGTCTCAAGACATGTCGCGTAACGAGCGGGAACGCGATCGCGACCAACGAGAGATTAGAGAAAGGGAGCAACCGGCATTTTCTAAGCACTTTCAGAACGACTTACCCCCAAGGTTCCAGAAACAACAGGCTGAGAGAACTGGTGGAGCCTATAACAGGGTATCACCGAATGCAGAGCAGCGGCCCACTCCTCAAGCAATACCTTTCTCTCAACAATATGACCCTAGCAGATGGGTGCACAGCAGTCACCCTAACGTGCCGA ACAGTGTCAAGAAGCAATCTCATTCCATGCCACTGCCCCAACGTAGAAATCGAACTGATTCAGAATTGTCTGGTCCAATCGAGGACGATAGACCTCCTTCAAGAGATCATCGAGGACTACCGAGAGATGATCGTTACCGACATTCGTCCCACAGATCGTACGATGGTCGCAAACCATCTAGCGGTAGTTATTATGATGATCATGCACGCTATAGAGAATACGAATATGATGATAGACATTCTCGTGATTCTTGGGAACGTGAAAGGCATTACGATGATAGAGACAGAGATAatcgagaaagagaaaagaaagattaCGACAATTATTCCAAG AGTTCGCCACAACAAGATCCGTTTGACGAACGTGAACCCACTCGGGAGCGCCCAGAGAATCCCGAGTGGCGAGATGATAGACGGGACATGCGCGATGATCGGATAACCCAAGAAAGGCAAACTGATAGTCGTCGTGATCCACCCAGAGATGATCGTATTGATCGTAGTGAGCGTCCTCAAAGACCGGATTCTCGTGACAGTCGCGCATCTCGAGAATCGAGAACTTCTCTTCGCGACGACGACATGCATAAGTCACGAGATTGCGGATCCTGGGTGAATGATATACCAGAttatgaagaaaagaaacgagatCCTTACCGTGAAGATAACAGAGATCGCCGGCAACCGCCTGGACCTGTAACCAGGGAAAAACTGGAAGCTGACGAGCTTAAAGGTGAAAAACGTAATTTGACGCAGCTGAAGCGTTCTGGATCTGAGCTGGATAAAAAAGACAGCAGCAAAGATAGCCCTACCGAGGCTAAGAAGGAACTCGACATGTGGAATAGGAAATTGGAACTGAGCTCAGAAAACAGTAGAAACGTGGAAAGAGGAGGTGATAACTCGCCGAAAGCGTGGGCTGATGCAATATCTCCAACTTTGGAGATGGAAGATGAGAAGGTTTTTCTTGAACCtatgaaggatgaaaaagagattgatgaaatgaaacaaaGTATGGAAAAACTAAGTGTCGACAACAAACGGGACGATGCCCTATGCATCGAAGTTAAAGAAGATTTGAAAGATGAGAAGCGGGATAAAAATGTGAGAAATAGAACCAATAGCGGAAGTTCAAGAGGTCGAGAATCTGGTCGTAGTGCTAGGCAGTATGGAGGTTATAGCGTGTACACTACTCGTGGGTGGCGTGGCGCGGATCAGAGAGGGAGAAGAGGAGGACCAAGGTCCCTGGGCAGACCTGGTTCTGCAAGAAGTGGTTCTTATGGTCACACAGATTCCGAACTTAGCGGAGACGAAATCTCCGGATCCACTGAATCTGGAAAGGAAGAGAGGCGTCCAGCTCGCTCTCCCAAGTCTTCTCAAAAATTGGACAAAGACGATCGCAATCGGGAAGTATCCAGGCGCGATGATAAACGCGGTGATTATACTCAAGTTCGCAGTGACAAAAGAAGCTATGACAGTAGATCTGGTCGTGAAGGGTTTGCACCATCCGGGGAACCTTCAAGACGGGGTCGAGGGGGGTTTCGGAACCGTGGTCCTACTACAGGCGGACGAATGAATACTAATTATGGTCCACCACCGAGTAAAAGCCCTTTTTCAACTGAACGGAATGCAGATGACAAAGAACCTAACCAACAGAAGCCCTCATCACCTACGCCAGAAAGTGAATTACCAGCTAGTGGTCCTCAGTTGTCTGAGTCCACTGATGACAAGATCATAGCCAAACAGCAAGCGCTGACTGCTGGTATTACTGGAAGACATACTAAATCCCCAAGTCAGCAAAGTCAGCAGCAAGGTAATAATAAGCAAGATTCACTTCAGAATCAGAACACAGTGCCACAGAGGTCACAAGTCAGAAAAGATGAAGGGAGGACTAAGAGAAATCACAGCAGCAGTAGACGAACACAA GGGAGAGAACATCGTGACGGACGTTTCCGTGGCAACCCCAGCAATGCACCGAAGCAAAATTCATCAGATATTGGTAACGACGACTGGGAAACAACTTCAGACAACAGCGAAGAACACATTGAAGATCGGAAAGAATCTCGAAACACACGTAATAAATCATATGGAAGTCGAGGAAATCAAAGCTCTCACCAGAATCCGACCGGCAACAACCAACAATCTCGAAGAAATGATCAATCAATAAACAACAGGGAACAAAGAGAACGAAATGTAACCAAACCCAGCAGTACGGCATCTCGTGCTCCTGGAGCTGAGAAAAGGAATGCGCAGAACGCTTCTTACAATCAACGGAACCACTCTGGAGCCATCCCGCCGTTGATGCAAAATACTCAACAAAATGGCCGCCCCAGAAGTCAAGGATCAGCAAATAGCGGGCCTTCCAATAAAGCCATAATAAAAGAAAGCACGGTTAATCGTGTTGATGAAATAAAGTTAAATGATTTAAATCTGGTAAATCAAGCTTTGaatgatataaataaaaaatctgtctcaaaagagaagaaagttATCGACAGTGAGTTGGAAGTAAACAATTATTCTGGTGGTGGAGACGATGGGGCGAACAGTAACGAAGATAAAATAGATGCGGATGGCTTTCAAGAGGTTAGGTCCAAGAAGAATGTAAAGGAGTCTAGGCATAATCAGAAAGAAGAAGCCAAACCCATGAgacgtgaaaaagaaaaggaaagagaacGAGATCGTTCAAAATCAAAGTCTAACGGACCTCAGCCCACCCCACAGCAGATTCAAAATATTCCACCATTGTTGGGACAACCAATTCCTCAGCCTGCCAACTTGCCACAGAAACAATTTGACAGAGAAAGAAATTCTAATCGGCAAACATTGGCCCCTCGATTCCAGAAAGCACGTTTAGCTAAACAGCAACAACAGATGGGAATCGGCGAAAGTAACGACACAAATAAAGTGAATTCTAATAATATCTATGTTTCAAAAGACTCAGCTGCTGGGCCAGCTCCACCACCATCAGTCAATGCTTGGGATAAACCATTTACCAGTCAAATAAGATCCAATTCACCATCAACAGTTCCTGCAGACATTCAACTTATGTCTGGAATAACTGGTCAAAATGAACATAATCATGAGACCAATGAACAGGTCAATTCTAGAGGTAGTAGTCAACGGAATTCACCAAACACAGAAAAAACTGTTAATAAAACAGCGAAGGatattattgttgaaaaaaatgtttcggaCGGAACTTCACCCCCTGTCCAAACgttgattttcgaaaatacaaACTATTCTAAAACCACAAAATCTGGACCATCGGATCTGACGTTGAAATCAAAGTTTTCAAACCATATGAAAACTCAACAGCGAGTAGATAAACGCGGCGAAATCGAAGATGATGGTCAGCTGCAACAGCATCAGCAACAAGCTCTGTCTGCTGTCTTTTCCAACAAATCTAACGAACTTATGAAAGATAAATCGCAAGAACCAATTCAGATGCCATTGACTTTTAGCAAAAACGAGGACAATGCTGATATGAAATTGGACTTTACATTTGATTCTGAACTGTCACAACTGACGGAAGATGCTAAAAGTAAATCTTTGGGAATGCCACGATCGATTCACATGACCGGGGGTCAAAGTACTATTTCTCCTTCGACAGCAGAACTTAATCTAAAAATTGCATCTGTAAAGAAAGTATGGGAAAATGCACCCCCAATGCCAACAGTGGTCGAACATGAAGATGGAAGCGTTGTTGCCACTGCAAATAGTTTCCCTCAACCCTTTGAGAGCAATGATGTCGACGACAGCTACAGTCCTCACCAGCAATACAACCAGAGCAATATGAAAAACGAAATAGCAACTTCGACAAATGTATGCAAG CTGGTTCCCCCGCAGGTGAAGCCGCAGCAACAGTCCTCTGGAAGTACTGGCGCCCAACCTGGATCTACAGTTCCTGGCCCAAGTCCAATCCGGCCTGGTCAAAGTCCCATTGGTCATCCTTCGGCCAGTTTACAGGGTCAGCTAAGCCCCCCTCCATTTAACACAACTGGACAACCATCCCACATTAACTATCCA GAGTTTCCTCAATATCCGGGCTCCCAAGCTGCACAATATGGAGGAATGTCTGCTATACCTTCACCACCAGCAGTCTTATTCAACACTGGATCAGGTCAATTACCAGCGCAGGCTGGTGGGTTATATGGAGCATTCCAGCTAGATCAAAGTCGATCTCCTTTTACTCAATATGCTCCTTATGGACAATCGCTTCAGAGCTCGTTTAATCAACAGAGTGTCTACTTGCAACAACCTCCACCGCCTCCGCATGCACCTAGTGCAACTCCTGACATGTATCAGAATAACATGTCACAGTACAGAATC ACAACTGCGGCAGCACCGCCCTTTGGTCAAAATCAACAACTGAGCAATAACCCAAATACAGTGTTGATCAGCTCATCGTCAAACTCTCTTATGTCCGCCAGTGTAAAACCGTCTACCCAACCAATTGGTGCCATTGGGACCAAAGCACCACATTTTCAAGCTCCATCAGCACAGCCGAATCAG GTAACCTATATACCGTATGATCCGAACCAGGTTTTAGGTGTAAGTGGTAACTACATGGGTAACTCACAATTGGTGCAACGACCTGGACCAACCGTTCAACCGTCTGCAAACAGTTACTACAGCGCTACCTCCGCCGGTAAACCTAACACGCTTCTGT ATGTATTTCCTGGTTCACAAACAGGCTTCTACCAACCGGGTGGTGCGGGACAACAAACTGGGACTCATTACGGGCTGCAGGGGTTTGGCCAACATAGTCAGAGTCTTGCAACTGGTAGTGCCACGCCGGTTGGTCTTCAGAATTTCGGATCTCAGTTCCTTTCTGGATCTGGAATACAAATGGCTGCTGCAGCTGCTGCTCAGCAGTATAGAAACCCTACTGGAGGTTTGCCAGGACCTGGTAATGCTGCTGCTACATTTCTTGGAAAACACCAGCAACAAGAACAGTCTAGACAATTGAAGAGCCCGTCGGGTAATCAACAAGATGTTTTGGCCTCCGTTTTCAGCTCTA CTTCTCAAATTCCTTCGCCAAAATCGCGGAATTGCAAGCAACAAACACCGACTCAACAACCGCAACCAAGTCCAACTCAAATTCATAAGTATCAGCAATATCAGGGCGCCACTCAGTCTGCTCTGGTAAGCAGCTACAGTAACTAT GTATTACAACAGAATGTACGTGGAATGGGCATGCCGCCGCCACGTCCGGGAATCCAACCGTCCCAACAACGTTATCCAGCGCCGATACAACGGCCAACTCCTTTTCCTCCTGGCCCAAACCCTAACCCAGGTCAACAACAACCAAACTGTATGCCTActcagcagcaacaacaggCGCAAATGAATCGTCACAGACCAAACATTCaccagcaacagcagcagcaacaacagcaacagcagcaacaacgtAACATGAAAATGTCGCAACAATACTACAGTAATCAAg gtttattttgtttcaggCAATGTGAAAATGGACTCTAA